The Myotis daubentonii chromosome 1, mMyoDau2.1, whole genome shotgun sequence genome includes the window cacatgcctgggttgcttgatccccagaagggggccttagggaggcagctgatcagtgattccaatcattgatgtttctatctctctctccctctccttttctctctgaaatcaataaaaagaaatattttaaaaaaagaaaaaacatgatcttcactttgggctttgtcattttaaaatatcctttttgCAGTATTTTAACTTCCCTCAACCTTCCTTTACCCACCCTTAAAATGCTATCTATTGTGGGGAAGATGATCAGGAAAGTGATTCTAGTGGGTAgaagttttttgggttttttttggaggGGATGGGGTtgtgaagatatttaaaaattgagcatGGTGATGGGTGTACCACtctgaatttactttaaaaaaacagttcATTGTACAGTTTAGTTGACATGTacagtatatgaattatatctcaacaaagctgttcttttatttctttttaaataaggacCAGTCTTATAATCAATTTCAGATATTTTCAGAGGCCCCCCAGGATTTGCTACCATGTCCCAAACAAACCACAGCTGCAACTCCCAGTTGCTTCCAGTCCTGGTGGATCTGGATGGTGTGGTTTGCAAAGGAGACGGTAGCAAGAGTCTTGTCGAATTTCTGCAGCCCCATTCCCACAGTCTCCTCATAGGGCACCAGGGCCATGTCCACTGTGCCAGCTCTCTGCTTCCTTTAACCTGTTGGGCAAAAGAATCCTACATGCTCTGGCCAGAAAGTGCATTCTCTCTTTGGTGGCCCGAATGCTTTTTTTAAGGTCATTTTATggattcaaaagaataaacagaGATGTGGGAAGCTTTTGTCGAATTCCTTTTACATGGTGCTTCCAGTCTCATGGGAAGTGAGATGTGGCTCTGAATTCATCCCAAAGGGTGTCTTTGGGCAAAAGCCCCAGAACGGCACAATTCCTGCAAGATACCCTACACACTTCGCTGTCAGGACTCAGGGGGGCTTGAGGTGAGGGAGGCAGCGGTGCCAGCAGAGGACCTGGGAGAAGGTAGTGCTTTCTACACTGCCCAGGCCCACGTGGACTGCAGCTGCACCTGCCGAGGTGGGCAGGATGTTTCTGCTGTTTTGTTCTGGTCTGGCCTCCACCCCGTCGGCCACGGACCTGTGCCTGCACTGAGACTGTGAACAGTTCGATGGTCCTACGTTTTGGTGGATGGTAGACTCACTCCCAGCCTCCCGGAGACTGGCAGTTAGACATTGGCAGCTTCCAAGTCGCTTGTGGGGAGAGCACGGTCCTACATCCAGAACAGACTCAGGCATCCTTGGCTAGGAGGCCTCCCTGGGCTAGGGGCACCCACGGTTTGAAGGTCGGCCATGCCCCCAAATCGTGGCAGGGGTCTCCTCTGGGGcgctggccagcctgggctagGGGCTGCTGGTGGTTTGAAGGCTGGCTATGCCCTGATCCAGGCGGGGGTCCCCTCATGGtgctccctcagctccctagccTTCTGTTCAGTCGTCCAACCAGTCATTTCGGGTCGTtacagcccctggctttttatatattaggataatatcTAGAATTATCTGTAAAtacttgtaaaataaattttatgcaaTCTATTTGAGGccagatttttttcaaatactttaacTTATACAGTATATAGCAACAGAAGGAACACGgagaatccagctgtcttctattaagccGGACATCAAAGAGATTTGCAAAACTGTGAAACAGTGCCATACTTCTCATTACATTTtcttgttttggaaaatataactatctttattaaaatatatagggTATCCAAAAAAGTGTATACATGTACTTGGAATAATTatgaaggcagtgtttattaaaacacatttaattatcagaattgagctatcagctgttaaagtgtgtatatatttgggGGCCACCCTTTATTATTTATGTTAGTATGAATTGGGGTcattatggttatttttaattaaagtaataaataattattaatttttttaattctgagtaCATTAAATATAATAGATATAGTACACATAAACAAAAAATCTTTGGGGTTCTTAAGAATAGAAAGGAATCCTTAGGCCAATAAGCTGGACAATCTCTGTGCTAGGTTCACAATGTAGTGAAGCAGTAAGTCCTGCAGGAATGaaaaattagaagaaacattATGGGTTGGATTTGGCTTTGTTCCAGTGTTAGACACAGCAACAGATTGATAAGATTCAGATGGGGTAAGCTGATGCAACACTGTGGGAAAAGGTGTGGTGGTAGGAGTAGTCAGGTTAGGTTTGGAGGACTGTGAGTGTCAAGCAGTGAAGTCCCCTCAGGCTTCAAATCTCTCCTGACTTACCTCTCTGACCCCTCTTCTACtatcacattctctctctctctctctctctctctctctctctctctctctctctctctttctctccagagcTTTTTAAGGACTGATGATTATATTGGGTCCATGTAGATAATCCACACTCAACTCCCCATCTTCAGGTCCTTTATCTTAATCACATATACAAAGGCTCCTTTGTCATGTAAGGTAATGTACTCACAGGTCCTGGGGATTAAAACATGAACATCTTATAGGGACCATTATTCTGTCTGCCTGTTTTAGTCTATTCaggctactataacaaaatagCATGGATtgggtggtttataaacaacagaaattcatttctcacagttctggaggctgggaggtccaAGATCATGGTGTCAGTATGGTCACATTCTATTTAGGAACCACTTCTAGTTCATGGCTGCTCACTGTGTTCTCACTTGGTGGAAGAAGGCAAGGGAGCTTCCTCAGGCCTCTTTTATGAGGACCTTAATCTCATTCATGAAGGATCTCCCCTTAGGTCCTAATTACCTCACAAAGGCTCCATCTCCTAATACTATCACCTGGGGGGTTAGGATTCAACACATAAATTTTAGAGGTGGGGAATGCGAACATTCAGACAATAGCAGTACCATGGGGGTATTTTTGAGCAAGAAAGTGGCATAACGACAATGATATTGAAGGGAGGAAAATCCCCCAATGATTACCCTTGTATGGAACTGATCTGGCCATGAAGCTTTGAGTGAAGCTCTTCCTAGGGACAATGTGGGCTTCAATGTCAGGAATGTGTCTGTCAAAGATGTTCATTGTGGCAGCGTGGCTGGTGACAGCAAAAATGACCAACCAATGGAAGCAGCTGGCTTCACAGCTCAGGTGATTATCCTGAACCACCCAGGCCAGATCAGTGCTGGATATGCACCTGTGATGGATTGTCACACAGCTCACATTGCTTGCAAATTTGCTGAGCTGAAGGAGAAGATTGATTGCCGTTCTGGGAAAAAGCTGGAAGATGGCCCCAAGTTTTTGAAATCTGGTGATGCTGCCATCGTCGATATGGTTCCTGGCAAGCCCATGTGTGTTGAGAGCTTCTCTGACTACCCTACTCTGGGCTGTTTCACTGTTTGTGACATGAGACAGACAGTTGCTGTGGGTGTCATCA containing:
- the LOC132216035 gene encoding elongation factor 1-alpha 1-like; its protein translation is MSQTNHSCNSQLLPVLVDLDALSEALPRDNVGFNVRNVSVKDVHCGSVAGDSKNDQPMEAAGFTAQVIILNHPGQISAGYAPVMDCHTAHIACKFAELKEKIDCRSGKKLEDGPKFLKSGDAAIVDMVPGKPMCVESFSDYPTLGCFTVCDMRQTVAVGVIRAVDKKATGADKVTKSAQEAQKAKCNTCHPSLNPWWKNSLRTVCLNWPFKFNSKRLINDYNAS